The Clostridium sp. DL-VIII DNA window TAATGAAAATATAGCTATTTCAGATAAGATATCAAAATTAAAGTTAGATGGAAATGGAAATATAGATTTTGAGACAATTGACTGATTGAAGTTATATTAAACGCATATTCAAAGATAAATTATATTCTCTGAATATGCGTACTAAATTTACATATTTTGATTTCATCTTAAAATTAACGTTTCTTTTTCTTAGGATGATGAGTTTTATTTTTCTTATTCTTTTTACTAGTTGGAGGAGGAGAAAATTTAACATTTTTAATATTATCTTTGCTTAACATAGGAATATTATCAATTTTTTTTGAAGATAACAGGTTTTTAGGTTTAGATTCGTCTGAATTAATGCATTCTTTAGCAAATTGAGCATTAATAGTTGAATAGTATATATTATCATCATCTAAGTATGATTTTTTATTTATATTATCAGAAACTGAATTTTTAACCAGAGAATAATTATGACAGGTGCTTTGGGGCTTGTTAATATTTAAAGATTCGGTTGTCTTTTCTGAGTCTATAGGTAAATTAAATTCCATGAAATCTTCCACCATGTCTTTAAATAAATAAATAATCAAAAAGAAGATAAACATATTCCTATTACTATCAAGAGAAGTTTTTTTTGAACTTAAAGAATCCTTTCTTTTTGAATAATCTAAACTTTTTACAAATATAGATGCTAAACCTGCACTTTTTGGAGTTGGTAATACAGGCATTCTAAAATATGTTTCATCAAGCATATCAGCAGAATGCAAGCTGAGTCTTCTATATCTTTCCACTTCATCTAAAGTCGGCGCTTCAGGCCAGCTTGTCAAAAGGCCGCCATTTACAAAAAATTTTCTATATATTCCTGAAATTATTGGTCTTAATTCAGTAGATTTATCTTCTTGAAGAGAATACATAATTAGACAAAGAAGATAAAAAGCAACTTCGAGACATGAGTATTTAGAGTCTTTTTTATCAGAAAGTTTAACAAATATATTTTTATCCATATCATATAGGTTAATTAATTTATCAACTATTTCCTTAGCAGCATCTTTAAAGGAAATCATTTCTGTATGTTTATAAGCTTCCATTAGACATATAGCAAACAACGCACAATTATCTATTGAATCTGAATAATAATCTTTGTCTTGAAACTTACTTATTAAAAAGTCACCTAAGTCTAAAATAAGTTTTCTTGCATCATCATCAGAAGAATATTTATAAAATATATTTAGTGCAAGAAAAATTTCCACACCTTCATTGAAAGATAAATCATATAATACAGTTTTATAATCTTTAAACATATCCAAGATTTCGTGGGAAAATTTAGAGTATTCTTCACTGTCATTGTCGGATTTATTATAATTGGAGTATAATAGGTAACTATCCATCATAAAAGCTTGGTCTGCAAATTTAAATTTATCATCTTTATCGACTAAAGAAAAACCCTTTGAATTACCATCAGACATATTTTTTTTACTAACAAATAATCCCTCATTGTTTCGCAAATTTTCAGAGTAGAATTGTAATTGCTCCTTTGCTAGGTATCTGAATGGTTTTTCGAGTGAGGAAATATTTCTTTTGCCATCATTAAAATGGGAATAATATTCACTTAATTCAAGTAAGGATAATGTCATAAAAGCATTTGTAGAAGGATTTATTTCTTTTTTAAAGCTAGATTCATCAAAACCATGAGAGCTTTTACTGTGAATAAATACAGGGGAAGCTTTTCTATATATGCACAATAGTGGAGAAAAATTATTTAATATGCTAATATCATCTATAGAAGATTTTTTTGAAGTTCTAAGTTGTGCCAAAAGACCACATTTAGAGTTCAATACTAAAGTTTTTATGGATTCTTTTGATAAGTGAAATAGCTGACCACTGATTTCTTGCTGGGAAAGACTATTCATCCTAAAAAATGGTCCTATATATCTCAATGTATAAAACACCTCTCACAAAATTCTCATCTTATTCATTAATATGAAGTTAGTAAATAGAAGGTGCATAAAATAAAAATAAAAGGAGATTTTTTTATAATGAAGGAAGGAAAATTAGATTTTGATGATCTAAGAAGTATCATATTAAATAATAAAACAGTTAAGAGAAATGAAGTAAAGGTTAGAAATGATGTCGGAGAAGACTGTACAATAATTGATTTTGGAGAACATGAAGGGATATTTTCTACAGATCCCATAACTGGAGCAAGCGAAAATGTAGGAAAATTAGCTGTACATATAAATTGCAATGATATTGCCTCATCAGGGGGAGAGCCTATAGGGATCTTAGTTACTATTTTAGCACCTACATCTGCAAGCTTAGAGGATATAAATAAAGTTATGAATGAAATTGATGAGGAAGCAGCTAAGATTAATGTTGAAATCATAGGAGGACATACAGAAGTAACCAGCGCAGTTAATAAAATGGTTATATCGGTTACTGTCATAGGAAAGAACTTAAAAGGTAAATCAGTCAAAACAGCAGGGGCAGAAATAAATGATGATGTAATAGTAACGAAAAGTATAGGAATCGAAGGGACTCATATTTTAATAAATGAATATGAAAATAGAATAAAAAGAATTTTATCTGAAGAAGAAATAAAGTTTGGGAAGAATTTAATAAATGAAATCAGCGTTTTAGAAGAGGGAAAGATAGGCGGAGAATTTGGAGTGAATTCAATGCATGATATAACAGAAGGCGGTCTTCTTGGAGGGTTATTTGAGGTGGCTATGGCATCAAATAAAGGATTTAAAATATATAAAGATAGAATACCAGTGCTTGAAATAACAAAAAAAGTCTGCGAAGAATTTAAAATAGATCCCCTTAGACTCATATCATCTGGAAGCATGCTTATTACCACTAAAAGTGGAGAGAAGTTGGTTGAAAGACTCAATAAACAAGGTATAAGTGCCAGCATAATAGGGAAGATATGTGAGCGTGAGGGGATTTTAGTTGATAATGAAGAAGAAATAAAAGTAGAGCCACCTAAAAGAGATGAACTATTTAATGTAGAATAATTGCTTAAAAATGATTATTTTGTAAAATCTTTATGTA harbors:
- a CDS encoding AIR synthase family protein; its protein translation is MKEGKLDFDDLRSIILNNKTVKRNEVKVRNDVGEDCTIIDFGEHEGIFSTDPITGASENVGKLAVHINCNDIASSGGEPIGILVTILAPTSASLEDINKVMNEIDEEAAKINVEIIGGHTEVTSAVNKMVISVTVIGKNLKGKSVKTAGAEINDDVIVTKSIGIEGTHILINEYENRIKRILSEEEIKFGKNLINEISVLEEGKIGGEFGVNSMHDITEGGLLGGLFEVAMASNKGFKIYKDRIPVLEITKKVCEEFKIDPLRLISSGSMLITTKSGEKLVERLNKQGISASIIGKICEREGILVDNEEEIKVEPPKRDELFNVE